One genomic segment of Paenibacillus durus includes these proteins:
- a CDS encoding GerAB/ArcD/ProY family transporter — translation MLDRGKISAGQAGALMFTFLMGSAAVIVPSSATSFAKQDGWLVIIIAALIGIAVVLLFTSLGLLFPKQSIIQYSEIILGKWFGKIVGLLYVLYPFYLGSLVTGLFRDYVTTTALPRTPPIVVSGPLLFVIAYAVWGGIETLGRVNQLILPFRELIVMLTIFLLVTEFKWDNLTPFMGQGIVPVMKGSISAASLPFGETILFAMLLPNISNIQKVKRYYILATIFGGMLLTIAVLISILVLGPAIAARLNYPTHEIIKYIEKMGFLTDMDILGMLLWITSGFMKIAVCYYCTVVGLAQWCRLSDYRSIVIPVGILLFIFSIVAYGTIMEDAVFASTIWPFFSFPFVILFPLLMLIIAKIRRLDGREQKG, via the coding sequence ATGCTTGACCGTGGAAAGATTAGTGCTGGGCAGGCTGGGGCTTTGATGTTTACGTTCTTAATGGGAAGCGCGGCTGTAATCGTTCCGTCGAGCGCCACTTCCTTTGCTAAACAGGACGGTTGGCTCGTGATAATTATTGCCGCCTTGATTGGAATAGCGGTTGTTCTACTGTTTACCAGTTTGGGGCTTTTATTTCCGAAACAGAGTATCATCCAGTACAGCGAAATCATTTTAGGAAAATGGTTTGGGAAAATAGTCGGTCTTCTGTACGTGCTGTACCCGTTTTATTTGGGGTCGCTTGTGACCGGGCTTTTTCGCGATTATGTGACGACAACCGCACTGCCGCGTACACCGCCAATTGTCGTAAGCGGACCGCTACTCTTCGTAATCGCTTATGCGGTTTGGGGAGGGATTGAAACGCTTGGGCGGGTCAATCAATTGATTTTGCCTTTTCGTGAACTAATCGTCATGCTCACTATCTTTTTGCTTGTAACGGAATTCAAATGGGACAATCTGACTCCGTTTATGGGACAAGGAATCGTTCCTGTTATGAAAGGCTCGATCTCGGCGGCTTCGCTTCCATTTGGCGAGACCATTCTGTTTGCGATGCTGCTGCCCAATATCAGCAATATTCAGAAAGTGAAGAGGTACTATATCTTAGCTACTATATTTGGCGGCATGCTCCTTACGATAGCCGTGCTGATCTCTATTCTCGTGTTAGGTCCGGCGATCGCTGCAAGACTGAATTATCCGACTCACGAAATTATCAAGTACATCGAAAAGATGGGCTTCTTGACGGACATGGATATTCTCGGCATGCTGCTATGGATAACGTCAGGCTTTATGAAGATAGCCGTCTGCTATTACTGCACCGTAGTCGGGTTAGCTCAGTGGTGCAGGCTTTCGGATTACCGCTCCATCGTCATTCCTGTGGGTATTCTGCTCTTTATTTTCTCCATCGTGGCTTATGGAACAATCATGGAGGATGCTGTATTCGCATCTACCATCTGGCCGTTCTTCTCCTTTCCTTTCGTAATCCTATTTCCTCTGCTGATGCTGATTATTGCCAAGATCAGGCGGCTGGATGGCAGGGAGCAGAAGGGATAA